The following are encoded together in the Macrobrachium rosenbergii isolate ZJJX-2024 chromosome 21, ASM4041242v1, whole genome shotgun sequence genome:
- the LOC136849545 gene encoding sialidase-like, translating into MSHSTRSRSPDDENHALPDNVTHYPKSLSRRRKPRLARRCHTPPEVALQTMKNYALPDDVTLHPVALQTTKTTPCQTMSHSTRKSLQTTVKTTPCQTMSHSTQVAPDDENHALPDDVTLHPKSLSRRRKTTLARRCHTPPEVAPDDENHALPDDVTLHGSRSPDDENHALPDDVTLHPKSLSRRRKPRCQTMSHSTEVALQTTKTMPLPDDVTLSLSIRRKPRLARRCHTPPEVALQTTKNHNNARRCHTPPEVALQTTKTTPCQTMSHSTRSRSPDDENHALPDDVTLHPKSLSRRRK; encoded by the coding sequence ATGTCACACTCCACCCGAAGTCGCTCTCCAGACGACGAAAACCACGCCTTGCCAGACAATGTCACACACTACCCGAAGTCGCTCTCCAGACGACGAAAACCACGCCTTGCCAGACGATGTCACACTCCACCCGAAGTCGCTCTCCAGACGATGAAAAACTACGCCTTGCCAGACGATGTCACACTCCACCCGGTTGCTCTCCAGACGACGAAAACCACGCCTTGCCAGACGATGTCACACTCCACCCGGAAGTCGCTCCAGACGACGGTAAAAACTACGCCTTGCCAGACGATGTCACACTCCACCCAAGTCGCTCCAGACGACGAAAACCACGCCTTGCCAGACGATGTCACACTCCACCCGAAATCGCTCTCCAGACGACGAAAAACCACGCTTGCCAGACGATGTCACACTCCACCCGAAGTCGCTCCAGACGACGAAAACCATGCCTTGCCAGACGATGTCACACTCCACGGAAGTCGCTCTCCAGACGACGAAAACCACGCCTTGCCAGACGATGTCACACTCCACCCGAAGTCGCTCTCCAGACGACGAAAACCACGCTGCCAGACGATGTCACACTCCACCGAAGTCGCTCTCCAGACGACGAAAACCATGCCTTTGCCAGACGATGTCACACTGTCGCTCTCCATACGACGAAAACCACGCCTTGCCAGACGATGTCACACTCCACCCGAAGTCGCTCTCCAGACGACGAAAAACCATAATAATGCCAGACGATGTCACACTCCACCCGAAGTCGCTCTCCAGACGACGAAAACCACGCCTTGCCAGACGATGTCACACTCCACCCGAAGTCGCTCTCCAGACGACGAAAACCACGCCTTGCCAGACGATGTCACACTCCACCCGAAGTCGCTCTCCAGACGACGAAAATAA
- the LOC136849546 gene encoding uncharacterized protein, with amino-acid sequence MTEESAAACASAFISSWVWVSRFGIPNHITSNRGTSFTLQLRTSLNRLLGTQLHHTIAYHPKSTGMVERFHCTLKAALISCCNSSTWYLQLPWVLLSLRCTPKEVLDLSASEMVYGNSLVIPGEFFPSNNPSPDIIRLWTIIGKFAPDCPSHKPTNNTFSPKDLHTTTHVFIRTDTVQPPV; translated from the coding sequence ATGACAGAGGAATCAGCAGCAGCGTGTGCCAGTGCTTTCATCTCATCATGGGTGTGGGTGTCCAGATTCGGCATACCCAATCACATCACCTCCAACAGAGGAACTAGCTTCACACTGCAGCTGCGGACGTCCCTAAACCGCCTCCTTGGCACCCAGTTGCATCACACAATTGCTTACCATCCTAAATCCACTGGTATGGTTGAGAGGTTCCATTGCACCTTGAAAGCAGCCTTGATTTCTTGCTGCAACTCCTCAACCTGGTACTTGCAGCTTCCATGGGTCCTCCTCAGCCTTCGGTGCACACCCAAAGAGGTCCTTGACCTGTCAGCATCAGAGATGGTGTATGGCAATTCGCTTGTGATACCTGGTGAATTCTTCCCCAGCAACAATCCCTCACCTGACATCATCAGACTCTGGACCATCATCGGAAAATTTGCCCCTGACTGCCCATCCCATAAGCCAACCAACAACACCTTTAGCCCCAAGGACCTGCATACTACAACACACGTGTTCATCAGAACTGATACTGTTCAACCGCCTGTATAA